In Mercurialis annua linkage group LG6, ddMerAnnu1.2, whole genome shotgun sequence, the following are encoded in one genomic region:
- the LOC126653937 gene encoding fructokinase-1: MHSLTTTLNSPFTFPPSKHYNCHAPHSSPHFHPFSPQNPTHLTISNSTINRCCSTALGRAEYGVVQDWKLRSVGVKNIDVATLGNLCVDIVLNVPELPPRSPAARQAYMERLASTPPDKRYWEAGGNCNMAIAAARLGLRCATIGHVGDEIYGEFLLGVLRDEGIQMVSMSEDVDGTDSSSSFYETLLCWVLVDPRQRHGFCSRADFSKEPAFVWLSKLSGEVKMAIKQSKVLFCNGYGFDELSPALIISAVDYAVEVGTSVFFDPGPRGRSLSSGTQEEREALHHLLKMSDVLLLTSDEAESLTGIGDPILAGQELLRNGLHTKWVIVKMGPKGSVLVTMSSISCAPAFKVNVMDTVGCGDSYVAAIAFGFIQNLPLVNTLTIANAVGAATAMGCGAGRNVATLQKVIELVRESNINEDDEFWDALLLKNLNAQEITFLSRMVINGSNSRLNRVALQEVVSELLPKLESAQLKGEVVS; this comes from the exons ATGCATAGTCTCACCACAACCCTAAATTCCCCATTCACTTTCCCACCATCCAAACACTATAATTGCCATGCTCCTCATTCTTCCCCACATTTTCATCCCTTCTCCCCTCAAAACCCTACACATTTAACCATCTCAAACAGCACCATTAACCGCTGCTGCTCTACCGCTCTTGGCCGGGCAGAATACGGCGTCGTTCAGGATTGGAAATTGAGGAGCGTTGGTGTTAAAAATATCGATGTTGCTACATTAGGTAATCTCTGCGTGGATATTGTTCTTAATGTTCCCGAATTGCCCCCTCGCTCTCCGGCCGCTCGGCAGGCTTACATGGAACGCTTAGCTTCTACTCCTCCTGACAAg CGGTATTGGGAAGCTGGCGGTAACTGCAATATGGCCATAGCAGCTGCGAGATTAGGACTTCGTTGTGCCACAATTGGTCATGTAGGCGATGAAATTTATGGGGAGTTCCTCCTTGGTGTGCTTCGTGATGAGGGGATTCAAATGGTTAGCATGAGTGAAGATGTTGATGGTACCGACAGTTCTAGTTCCTTTTACGAGACACTTCTATGCTGGGTTCTTGTAGACCCTCGGCAAAGGCATGGCTTTTGTAG TCGAGCTGATTTTTCTAAGGAGCCTGCTTTTGTCTGGTTGAGCAAATTATCAGGAGAAGTAAAGATGGCTATTAAGCAATCAAAAGTCCTGTTCTGCAATGGTTATGGCTTTGATGAACTCTCTCCTGCTTTGATTATCTCGGCTGTAGATTATGCTGTTGAAGTTGGGACATCTGTGTTTTTTGATCCTGGGCCACGTGGAAGGAGTCTTTCTTCTGGAACTCAAGAAGAGCGAGAAGCGCTTCATCATCTCTTGAAGATGAGCGATGTTCTTCTTCTAACGTctgatgag GCTGAGTCACTTACTGGCATAGGAGACCCAATATTAGCAGGGCAGGAGTTGCTTAGAAATGGATTACATACAAAATGGGTGATTGTGAAGATGGGTCCCAAGGGTTCAGTTCTGGTCACTATGTCAAGTATATCTTGTGCTCCTGCGTTCAAG GTGAATGTCATGGACACAGTTGGGTGTGGAGACAGTTATGTAGCTGCTATCGCATTTGGTTTCATACAAAATTTGCCTTTGGTAAATACGTTAACAATTGCAAATGCAGTGGGTGCCGCAACTGCCATGGGCTGCGGTGCAGGTCGAAATGTTGCAACCTTGCAGAAAGTAATAGAACTTGTGAGGGAATCAAACATTAACGAGGATGATGAATTTTGGGATGCACTATTACTAAAAAACTTGAATGCTCAGGAAATTACTTTTCTTTCTAGAATGGTCATAAATGGGAGCAACAGTCGATTAAATCGCGTTGCATTACAAGAGGTGGTTTCCGAGTTGTTGCCCAAGCTCGAGTCTGCACAGCTGAAGGGAGAAGTAGTCTCTTGA